From the Bombus vancouverensis nearcticus chromosome 3, iyBomVanc1_principal, whole genome shotgun sequence genome, one window contains:
- the bsk gene encoding mitogen-activated protein kinase dJNK isoform X6, translated as MFDSRDSSAAIDVEIVTGQRYHHTLQRFLPLHQLPLTRCKWHSYGRNEDRYLQDESSAYKKRAKRRSGSGVVRKRRPEKKRRERASAGAGIGAGARASRRTEETGTRDYVSFLPGALVSPSKVAKSVSPHRVHQECSSGGEVQVQVQQERRAPRRMPYLGPDMTTRLSAMFYTVEVGDTRFTILKRYQNLKPIGSGAQGIVCAAYDTVTAQNVAIKKLSRPFQNVTHAKRAYREFKLMKLVNHKNIIGLLNAFTPQRSLDEFQDVYLVMELMDANLCQVIQMDLDHERMSYLLYQMLCGIKHLHSAGIIHRDLKPSNIVVKADCTLKILDFGLARTAGTTFMMTPYVVTRYYRAPEVILGMGYKENVDIWSVGCIMGEMIRGGVLFPGTDHIDQWNKIIEQLGTPAQEFMQRLQPTVRNYVENRPRYPGYPFDRLFPDVLFPSDSSEHNRLKASQARDLLSRMLVIDPERRISVDDALLHNYINVWYDEGEVNAPAPGPYDHSVDEREHTVDQWKELIYQEVMEYETSHNPATVAQTSESGDSR; from the exons ACGAATCCAGCGCGTATAAGAAGCGAGCAAAGCGACGGAGCGGCAGCGGTGTCGTCCGGAAGCgaaggccggagaagaagcggcGAGAGCGTGCCAGTGCCGGTGCCGGTATCGGTGCCGGTGCTCGTGCCTCTCGACGGACCGAGGAAACAGGGACGAGAGACTACGTTTCCTTTCTGCCAGGTGCGCTCGTATCCCCATCCAAAGTGGCTAAGAGCGTAAGTCCTCATCGAGTGCACCAGGAGTGCTCGAGCGGAGGGGAGGTGCAGGTACAGGTGCAGCAGGAGAGACGAGCACCGAGGCGCATGCCTTACCTGGGGCCTGATATGACAACCCGGCTATCCGCCATGTTTTACACGGTTGAAGTCGGGGACACCAGATTCACCATTCTCAAGCGGTATCAAAACCTGAAGCCAATCGGTTCCGGGGCACAGGGGATCGTTTG CGCGGCGTACGACACGGTGACCGCGCAAAATGTCGCGATCAAGAAACTCTCCAGACCTTTTCAGAACGTGACGCACGCGAAGAGAGCGTACAGGGAATTCAAGCTTATGAAGCTGGTCAATCATAAGAAC ATAATCGGTTTGTTGAACGCGTTCACGCCGCAACGGTCGTTGGACGAGTTTCAAGACGTGTACTTGGTGATGGAGCTTATGGACGCGAACCTGTGCCAGGTGATTCAGATGGATCTGGATCACGAGCGTATGTCCTACCTGCTTTATCAGATGCTGTGCGGCATCAAGCACTTACACTCGGCCGGTATCATTCACAGG GATTTGAAGCCGAGCAATATCGTGGTAAAGGCAGACTGTACGCTGAAAATTCTCGACTTTGGCCTGGCTAGGACCGCTGGGACAACCTTCATGATGACGCCGTACGTGGTGACGCGATACTACAGGGCGCCGGAG GTGATCCTCGGGATGGGATACAAGGAGAACGTGGACATTTGGTCGGTCGGATGCATAATGGGCGAAATGATTCGGGGCGGTGTGCTGTTTCCCGGCACGGATCACATCGACCAGTGGAACAAGATAATCG AGCAACTGGGAACGCCGGCGCAGGAATTCATGCAGCGGCTGCAGCCAACGGTCAGGAATTACGTTGAGAACAGGCCGCGGTATCCGGGATATCCGTTCGACAGGTTATTCCCGGACGTTCTGTTTCCATCGGACTCGTCGGAGCACAACCGATTGAAAG CCAGCCAAGCCAGGGATCTATTGTCGCGCATGCTCGTGATCGACCCCGAGCGACGCATCTCCGTCGACGATGCTTTGCTGCACAATTACATAAACGTGTGGTACGACGAGGGCGAAGTCAATGCC CCTGCACCAGGCCCCTACGACCATAGCGTGGACGAGAGGGAACACACGGTGGACCAGTGGAAGGAGCTGATTTACCAGGAGGTGATGGAGTACGAGACGAGCCACAATCCGGCGACGGTGGCTCAAACGTCCGAGAGTGGTGATTCTCGGTAG
- the bsk gene encoding mitogen-activated protein kinase dJNK isoform X8, producing MPYLGPDMTTRLSAMFYTVEVGDTRFTILKRYQNLKPIGSGAQGIVCAAYDTVTAQNVAIKKLSRPFQNVTHAKRAYREFKLMKLVNHKNIIGLLNAFTPQRSLDEFQDVYLVMELMDANLCQVIQMDLDHERMSYLLYQMLCGIKHLHSAGIIHRDLKPSNIVVKADCTLKILDFGLARTAGTTFMMTPYVVTRYYRAPEVILGMGYKENVDIWSVGCIMGEMIRGGVLFPGTDHIDQWNKIIEQLGTPAQEFMQRLQPTVRNYVENRPRYPGYPFDRLFPDVLFPSDSSEHNRLKASQARDLLSRMLVIDPERRISVDDALLHNYINVWYDEGEVNAPAPGPYDHSVDEREHTVDQWKELIYQEVMEYETSHNPATVAQTSESGDSR from the exons ATGCCTTACCTGGGGCCTGATATGACAACCCGGCTATCCGCCATGTTTTACACGGTTGAAGTCGGGGACACCAGATTCACCATTCTCAAGCGGTATCAAAACCTGAAGCCAATCGGTTCCGGGGCACAGGGGATCGTTTG CGCGGCGTACGACACGGTGACCGCGCAAAATGTCGCGATCAAGAAACTCTCCAGACCTTTTCAGAACGTGACGCACGCGAAGAGAGCGTACAGGGAATTCAAGCTTATGAAGCTGGTCAATCATAAGAAC ATAATCGGTTTGTTGAACGCGTTCACGCCGCAACGGTCGTTGGACGAGTTTCAAGACGTGTACTTGGTGATGGAGCTTATGGACGCGAACCTGTGCCAGGTGATTCAGATGGATCTGGATCACGAGCGTATGTCCTACCTGCTTTATCAGATGCTGTGCGGCATCAAGCACTTACACTCGGCCGGTATCATTCACAGG GATTTGAAGCCGAGCAATATCGTGGTAAAGGCAGACTGTACGCTGAAAATTCTCGACTTTGGCCTGGCTAGGACCGCTGGGACAACCTTCATGATGACGCCGTACGTGGTGACGCGATACTACAGGGCGCCGGAG GTGATCCTCGGGATGGGATACAAGGAGAACGTGGACATTTGGTCGGTCGGATGCATAATGGGCGAAATGATTCGGGGCGGTGTGCTGTTTCCCGGCACGGATCACATCGACCAGTGGAACAAGATAATCG AGCAACTGGGAACGCCGGCGCAGGAATTCATGCAGCGGCTGCAGCCAACGGTCAGGAATTACGTTGAGAACAGGCCGCGGTATCCGGGATATCCGTTCGACAGGTTATTCCCGGACGTTCTGTTTCCATCGGACTCGTCGGAGCACAACCGATTGAAAG CCAGCCAAGCCAGGGATCTATTGTCGCGCATGCTCGTGATCGACCCCGAGCGACGCATCTCCGTCGACGATGCTTTGCTGCACAATTACATAAACGTGTGGTACGACGAGGGCGAAGTCAATGCC CCTGCACCAGGCCCCTACGACCATAGCGTGGACGAGAGGGAACACACGGTGGACCAGTGGAAGGAGCTGATTTACCAGGAGGTGATGGAGTACGAGACGAGCCACAATCCGGCGACGGTGGCTCAAACGTCCGAGAGTGGTGATTCTCGGTAG
- the bsk gene encoding mitogen-activated protein kinase dJNK isoform X7, with protein MQVALLRKERGSIFTRSRPLQIQSFVIERSQWPFVYDESSAYKKRAKRRSGSGVVRKRRPEKKRRERASAGAGIGAGARASRRTEETGTRDYVSFLPGALVSPSKVAKSVSPHRVHQECSSGGEVQVQVQQERRAPRRMPYLGPDMTTRLSAMFYTVEVGDTRFTILKRYQNLKPIGSGAQGIVCAAYDTVTAQNVAIKKLSRPFQNVTHAKRAYREFKLMKLVNHKNIIGLLNAFTPQRSLDEFQDVYLVMELMDANLCQVIQMDLDHERMSYLLYQMLCGIKHLHSAGIIHRDLKPSNIVVKADCTLKILDFGLARTAGTTFMMTPYVVTRYYRAPEVILGMGYKENVDIWSVGCIMGEMIRGGVLFPGTDHIDQWNKIIEQLGTPAQEFMQRLQPTVRNYVENRPRYPGYPFDRLFPDVLFPSDSSEHNRLKASQARDLLSRMLVIDPERRISVDDALLHNYINVWYDEGEVNAPAPGPYDHSVDEREHTVDQWKELIYQEVMEYETSHNPATVAQTSESGDSR; from the exons ATCTCGCCCGCTTCAGATTCAGTCGTTCGTCATCGAGCGTTCACAATGGCCGTTCGTTTATG ACGAATCCAGCGCGTATAAGAAGCGAGCAAAGCGACGGAGCGGCAGCGGTGTCGTCCGGAAGCgaaggccggagaagaagcggcGAGAGCGTGCCAGTGCCGGTGCCGGTATCGGTGCCGGTGCTCGTGCCTCTCGACGGACCGAGGAAACAGGGACGAGAGACTACGTTTCCTTTCTGCCAGGTGCGCTCGTATCCCCATCCAAAGTGGCTAAGAGCGTAAGTCCTCATCGAGTGCACCAGGAGTGCTCGAGCGGAGGGGAGGTGCAGGTACAGGTGCAGCAGGAGAGACGAGCACCGAGGCGCATGCCTTACCTGGGGCCTGATATGACAACCCGGCTATCCGCCATGTTTTACACGGTTGAAGTCGGGGACACCAGATTCACCATTCTCAAGCGGTATCAAAACCTGAAGCCAATCGGTTCCGGGGCACAGGGGATCGTTTG CGCGGCGTACGACACGGTGACCGCGCAAAATGTCGCGATCAAGAAACTCTCCAGACCTTTTCAGAACGTGACGCACGCGAAGAGAGCGTACAGGGAATTCAAGCTTATGAAGCTGGTCAATCATAAGAAC ATAATCGGTTTGTTGAACGCGTTCACGCCGCAACGGTCGTTGGACGAGTTTCAAGACGTGTACTTGGTGATGGAGCTTATGGACGCGAACCTGTGCCAGGTGATTCAGATGGATCTGGATCACGAGCGTATGTCCTACCTGCTTTATCAGATGCTGTGCGGCATCAAGCACTTACACTCGGCCGGTATCATTCACAGG GATTTGAAGCCGAGCAATATCGTGGTAAAGGCAGACTGTACGCTGAAAATTCTCGACTTTGGCCTGGCTAGGACCGCTGGGACAACCTTCATGATGACGCCGTACGTGGTGACGCGATACTACAGGGCGCCGGAG GTGATCCTCGGGATGGGATACAAGGAGAACGTGGACATTTGGTCGGTCGGATGCATAATGGGCGAAATGATTCGGGGCGGTGTGCTGTTTCCCGGCACGGATCACATCGACCAGTGGAACAAGATAATCG AGCAACTGGGAACGCCGGCGCAGGAATTCATGCAGCGGCTGCAGCCAACGGTCAGGAATTACGTTGAGAACAGGCCGCGGTATCCGGGATATCCGTTCGACAGGTTATTCCCGGACGTTCTGTTTCCATCGGACTCGTCGGAGCACAACCGATTGAAAG CCAGCCAAGCCAGGGATCTATTGTCGCGCATGCTCGTGATCGACCCCGAGCGACGCATCTCCGTCGACGATGCTTTGCTGCACAATTACATAAACGTGTGGTACGACGAGGGCGAAGTCAATGCC CCTGCACCAGGCCCCTACGACCATAGCGTGGACGAGAGGGAACACACGGTGGACCAGTGGAAGGAGCTGATTTACCAGGAGGTGATGGAGTACGAGACGAGCCACAATCCGGCGACGGTGGCTCAAACGTCCGAGAGTGGTGATTCTCGGTAG
- the bsk gene encoding mitogen-activated protein kinase dJNK isoform X5 gives MVVVGCPPIRLLALKDIRFRPGDISFEDQPRLTKRLQMRSTRSVDKFVNSKDQRFIARDESSAYKKRAKRRSGSGVVRKRRPEKKRRERASAGAGIGAGARASRRTEETGTRDYVSFLPGALVSPSKVAKSVSPHRVHQECSSGGEVQVQVQQERRAPRRMPYLGPDMTTRLSAMFYTVEVGDTRFTILKRYQNLKPIGSGAQGIVCAAYDTVTAQNVAIKKLSRPFQNVTHAKRAYREFKLMKLVNHKNIIGLLNAFTPQRSLDEFQDVYLVMELMDANLCQVIQMDLDHERMSYLLYQMLCGIKHLHSAGIIHRDLKPSNIVVKADCTLKILDFGLARTAGTTFMMTPYVVTRYYRAPEVILGMGYKENVDIWSVGCIMGEMIRGGVLFPGTDHIDQWNKIIEQLGTPAQEFMQRLQPTVRNYVENRPRYPGYPFDRLFPDVLFPSDSSEHNRLKASQARDLLSRMLVIDPERRISVDDALLHNYINVWYDEGEVNAPAPGPYDHSVDEREHTVDQWKELIYQEVMEYETSHNPATVAQTSESGDSR, from the exons ATGGTCGTTGTTGGCTGTCCACCTATCAGGCTATTAGCGTTGAAAGATATTCGTTTTCGTCCTGGCGATATTTCGTTCGAAGACCAACCACGATTGACCAAACGTTTACAAATGAGAAGCACCCGGTCTGTCGATAAATTCGTAAATTCTAAGGATCAACGATTCATTGCGAGGG ACGAATCCAGCGCGTATAAGAAGCGAGCAAAGCGACGGAGCGGCAGCGGTGTCGTCCGGAAGCgaaggccggagaagaagcggcGAGAGCGTGCCAGTGCCGGTGCCGGTATCGGTGCCGGTGCTCGTGCCTCTCGACGGACCGAGGAAACAGGGACGAGAGACTACGTTTCCTTTCTGCCAGGTGCGCTCGTATCCCCATCCAAAGTGGCTAAGAGCGTAAGTCCTCATCGAGTGCACCAGGAGTGCTCGAGCGGAGGGGAGGTGCAGGTACAGGTGCAGCAGGAGAGACGAGCACCGAGGCGCATGCCTTACCTGGGGCCTGATATGACAACCCGGCTATCCGCCATGTTTTACACGGTTGAAGTCGGGGACACCAGATTCACCATTCTCAAGCGGTATCAAAACCTGAAGCCAATCGGTTCCGGGGCACAGGGGATCGTTTG CGCGGCGTACGACACGGTGACCGCGCAAAATGTCGCGATCAAGAAACTCTCCAGACCTTTTCAGAACGTGACGCACGCGAAGAGAGCGTACAGGGAATTCAAGCTTATGAAGCTGGTCAATCATAAGAAC ATAATCGGTTTGTTGAACGCGTTCACGCCGCAACGGTCGTTGGACGAGTTTCAAGACGTGTACTTGGTGATGGAGCTTATGGACGCGAACCTGTGCCAGGTGATTCAGATGGATCTGGATCACGAGCGTATGTCCTACCTGCTTTATCAGATGCTGTGCGGCATCAAGCACTTACACTCGGCCGGTATCATTCACAGG GATTTGAAGCCGAGCAATATCGTGGTAAAGGCAGACTGTACGCTGAAAATTCTCGACTTTGGCCTGGCTAGGACCGCTGGGACAACCTTCATGATGACGCCGTACGTGGTGACGCGATACTACAGGGCGCCGGAG GTGATCCTCGGGATGGGATACAAGGAGAACGTGGACATTTGGTCGGTCGGATGCATAATGGGCGAAATGATTCGGGGCGGTGTGCTGTTTCCCGGCACGGATCACATCGACCAGTGGAACAAGATAATCG AGCAACTGGGAACGCCGGCGCAGGAATTCATGCAGCGGCTGCAGCCAACGGTCAGGAATTACGTTGAGAACAGGCCGCGGTATCCGGGATATCCGTTCGACAGGTTATTCCCGGACGTTCTGTTTCCATCGGACTCGTCGGAGCACAACCGATTGAAAG CCAGCCAAGCCAGGGATCTATTGTCGCGCATGCTCGTGATCGACCCCGAGCGACGCATCTCCGTCGACGATGCTTTGCTGCACAATTACATAAACGTGTGGTACGACGAGGGCGAAGTCAATGCC CCTGCACCAGGCCCCTACGACCATAGCGTGGACGAGAGGGAACACACGGTGGACCAGTGGAAGGAGCTGATTTACCAGGAGGTGATGGAGTACGAGACGAGCCACAATCCGGCGACGGTGGCTCAAACGTCCGAGAGTGGTGATTCTCGGTAG
- the LOC117164173 gene encoding sperm flagellar protein 2, which produces MGDILRNWIQARLGILIDLTPEVFGYYTRDGSLLAQILHSYDIINRDQLDTIVVTQDPALCRVNLKHLKFWLRFVGIDSDDESIEEISCGKGTTSMRLFYRLYLCLETKDRLHFITLQKEREKFVPTSKKFEVTKVCEDPPPYQPMEHPLSKKLAKGKDVVDWHRTNFPIILAKFQKEREKLMAVPTSYTVAQPSVEQWPAEVSM; this is translated from the coding sequence ATGGGTGACATTCTACGAAACTGGATACAAGCGAGGCTAGGAATCTTGATCGATCTGACACCCGAGGTGTTTGGTTACTACACCAGGGACGGCTCGCTTCTCGCACAGATTCTGCACAGCTACGACATAATAAACCGCGATCAGTTGGACACGATCGTCGTTACCCAAGATCCTGCTCTCTGCAGAGTAAATCTGAAGCACTTGAAGTTTTGGTTGCGATTCGTGGGAATCGATAGCGACGATGAAAGCATCGAAGAAATTTCCTGCGGCAAAGGTACCACGTCGATGCGCTTGTTCTACAGGCTGTACCTGTGCCTGGAAACCAAGGACAGGTTGCACTTTATCACACTGCAAAAAGAGAGGGAAAAATTCGTACCCACGTCGAAGAAGTTCGAAGTGACGAAAGTCTGCGAGGACCCTCCACCGTATCAACCGATGGAACACCCTTTGTCGAAGAAGTTGGCGAAGGGAAAGGACGTCGTTGACTGGCATCGTACCAACTTCCCAATCATACTAGCAAAGTTTCAAAAAGAACGAGAGAAGTTGATGGCTGTTCCCACGTCGTACACCGTGGCGCAACCCAGCGTAGAGCAGTGGCCAGCCGAGGTATCTATGTAA
- the bsk gene encoding mitogen-activated protein kinase dJNK isoform X3, with amino-acid sequence MGGVEIYREELFTRQMLEVVEIVRAMRRKSFLHANYVKSRSRPLQIQSFVIERSQWPFVYDESSAYKKRAKRRSGSGVVRKRRPEKKRRERASAGAGIGAGARASRRTEETGTRDYVSFLPGALVSPSKVAKSVSPHRVHQECSSGGEVQVQVQQERRAPRRMPYLGPDMTTRLSAMFYTVEVGDTRFTILKRYQNLKPIGSGAQGIVCAAYDTVTAQNVAIKKLSRPFQNVTHAKRAYREFKLMKLVNHKNIIGLLNAFTPQRSLDEFQDVYLVMELMDANLCQVIQMDLDHERMSYLLYQMLCGIKHLHSAGIIHRDLKPSNIVVKADCTLKILDFGLARTAGTTFMMTPYVVTRYYRAPEVILGMGYKENVDIWSVGCIMGEMIRGGVLFPGTDHIDQWNKIIEQLGTPAQEFMQRLQPTVRNYVENRPRYPGYPFDRLFPDVLFPSDSSEHNRLKASQARDLLSRMLVIDPERRISVDDALLHNYINVWYDEGEVNAPAPGPYDHSVDEREHTVDQWKELIYQEVMEYETSHNPATVAQTSESGDSR; translated from the exons ATCTCGCCCGCTTCAGATTCAGTCGTTCGTCATCGAGCGTTCACAATGGCCGTTCGTTTATG ACGAATCCAGCGCGTATAAGAAGCGAGCAAAGCGACGGAGCGGCAGCGGTGTCGTCCGGAAGCgaaggccggagaagaagcggcGAGAGCGTGCCAGTGCCGGTGCCGGTATCGGTGCCGGTGCTCGTGCCTCTCGACGGACCGAGGAAACAGGGACGAGAGACTACGTTTCCTTTCTGCCAGGTGCGCTCGTATCCCCATCCAAAGTGGCTAAGAGCGTAAGTCCTCATCGAGTGCACCAGGAGTGCTCGAGCGGAGGGGAGGTGCAGGTACAGGTGCAGCAGGAGAGACGAGCACCGAGGCGCATGCCTTACCTGGGGCCTGATATGACAACCCGGCTATCCGCCATGTTTTACACGGTTGAAGTCGGGGACACCAGATTCACCATTCTCAAGCGGTATCAAAACCTGAAGCCAATCGGTTCCGGGGCACAGGGGATCGTTTG CGCGGCGTACGACACGGTGACCGCGCAAAATGTCGCGATCAAGAAACTCTCCAGACCTTTTCAGAACGTGACGCACGCGAAGAGAGCGTACAGGGAATTCAAGCTTATGAAGCTGGTCAATCATAAGAAC ATAATCGGTTTGTTGAACGCGTTCACGCCGCAACGGTCGTTGGACGAGTTTCAAGACGTGTACTTGGTGATGGAGCTTATGGACGCGAACCTGTGCCAGGTGATTCAGATGGATCTGGATCACGAGCGTATGTCCTACCTGCTTTATCAGATGCTGTGCGGCATCAAGCACTTACACTCGGCCGGTATCATTCACAGG GATTTGAAGCCGAGCAATATCGTGGTAAAGGCAGACTGTACGCTGAAAATTCTCGACTTTGGCCTGGCTAGGACCGCTGGGACAACCTTCATGATGACGCCGTACGTGGTGACGCGATACTACAGGGCGCCGGAG GTGATCCTCGGGATGGGATACAAGGAGAACGTGGACATTTGGTCGGTCGGATGCATAATGGGCGAAATGATTCGGGGCGGTGTGCTGTTTCCCGGCACGGATCACATCGACCAGTGGAACAAGATAATCG AGCAACTGGGAACGCCGGCGCAGGAATTCATGCAGCGGCTGCAGCCAACGGTCAGGAATTACGTTGAGAACAGGCCGCGGTATCCGGGATATCCGTTCGACAGGTTATTCCCGGACGTTCTGTTTCCATCGGACTCGTCGGAGCACAACCGATTGAAAG CCAGCCAAGCCAGGGATCTATTGTCGCGCATGCTCGTGATCGACCCCGAGCGACGCATCTCCGTCGACGATGCTTTGCTGCACAATTACATAAACGTGTGGTACGACGAGGGCGAAGTCAATGCC CCTGCACCAGGCCCCTACGACCATAGCGTGGACGAGAGGGAACACACGGTGGACCAGTGGAAGGAGCTGATTTACCAGGAGGTGATGGAGTACGAGACGAGCCACAATCCGGCGACGGTGGCTCAAACGTCCGAGAGTGGTGATTCTCGGTAG